One region of Daphnia pulicaria isolate SC F1-1A chromosome 7, SC_F0-13Bv2, whole genome shotgun sequence genomic DNA includes:
- the LOC124348722 gene encoding opsin, ultraviolet-sensitive-like gives MDYVASLPDGAHNFFQYFFMIAADGCSKKLLTPANILLVNLAISDLLIISMIPIFLYNSFLQGPAIGGLGCKVYGFLSGFSGTSTILTLAAIAIDRYLVISRPLDLAKKPTRTWAYATIAITWLYSATFASLPFLGAGKYVPEGYLTSCSFDYLSEDTGTRVFIFIFFVAAWVCPLTIITFCYAAIVRAVYRVRQNVTRVPTQPIDNKHLHQCIPSPPSITTNSTTRSKKINNQLRGINQPNVEIAIAKIVAGLVLSWIIAWTPYSLISLLGISGHTDLLTPLSSMLPALFAKTAACVDPFIYSLNHPKIRQEIIFRLYKCFIQSAGRRDASFNSDIPEWKMSGSARSTRQQLIHQSNAQHGRVAVSLVSSRRVYKSQQGALSGAIGGGGCSTCGNEEKRRNISELSNRESHSVNAERLVSADIITCMMNCNQDCHSGKFRRLPSDSTEMSCKSQISTALAQIHSPIKPNVKTPCLMSTQL, from the exons GTGCCCACAATTTCTTCCAATACTTCTTCATGATAGCGGCCGATGGATG TTCGAAAAAGTTGCTCACTCCAGCCAACATTCTCCTAGTAAACCTAGCGATCAGCGACCTGTTGATCATATCAATGATTCCGATCTTCTTGTACAACAGTTTTCTTCAAGGACCAGCCATCGGTGGCCTCG GTTGCAAAGTGTATGGATTTCTAAGCGGCTTTTCTGGGACTTCTACGATTTTAACGTTGGCAGCCATAGCAATCGATCGCTACCTTGTCATTAGCCGTCCGTTAGACCTAGCCAAAAAGCCGACTCGTACGTGGGCATACGCTACCATCGCAATTACATGGCTTTATTCGGCCACCTTTGCTTCGCTGCCGTTTCTGGGTGCCGGCAAGTACGTGCCAGAAGGCTACCTCACGAGTTGTAGCTTTGACTACCTCTCGGAGGATACTGGGACTCgcgtctttatttttattttcttcgtcGCTGCCTGGGTCTGCCCATTGACAATAATCACGTTCTGCTATGCGGCAATCGTTCGAGCAGTCTATCGCGTCCGACAAAATGTCACCCGAGTACCGACCCAACCCATCGATAATAAGCATCTTCATCAATGTATACCATCACCCCCTTCCATCACTACAAACAGCACCACACGGAGCAAGAAAATCAATAATCAACTTCGAG GTATCAACCAGCCCAACGTTGAAATAGCAATCGCAAAAATTGTTGCTGGATTGGTTCTGAGTTGGATAATAGCGTGGACTCCATATTCCCTGATTTCTCTGCTGGGCATTTCGGGTCACACCGACCTTTTGACTCCACTCAGTTCGATGCTACCAGCCTTGTTCGCCAAGACTGCCGCGTGCGTTGACCCATTCATATATTCCCTCAATCATCCCAAAATTCGCCAAGAAATTATCTTCCGGTTGTACAAATGTTTTATCCAATCTGCCGGGCGTCGTGATGCATCTTTCAATTCAGACATTCCTGAATGGAAGATGAGTGGCTCGGCGCGGAGCACTCGACAGCAGCTGATCCATCAGAGCAATGCCCAACACGGACGCGTAGCTGTTTCTTTGGTTTCCTCCCGCCGAGTATACAAGAGCCAACAAGGCGCCCTGTCTGGCGCGATTGGAGGAGGAGGCTGCAGCACTTgtggaaatgaagaaaagcgaCGGAACATCAGCGAGCTGTCCAACCGTGAAAGCCATTCGGTTAACGCGGAACGATTAGTTTCAGCAGACATTATCACTTGCATGATGAATTGTAACCAAGATTGCCATTCGGGGAAATTCCGCCGTCTCCCGTCAGATAGTACGGAAATGAGTTGCAAGTCCCAAATTTCAACAGCTTTGGCTCAGATTCACTCACCAATTAAACCAAATGTTAAAACTCCATGTTTAATGTCTACGCAACTTTAA
- the LOC124351014 gene encoding leucine-rich melanocyte differentiation-associated protein-like, translating to MEGVFYTMTEVELRCSGQNLRKLPQPTDLGSDTGQIIKYMDLSYNKISTLDGIESYSSLETLILDCNRIGDDVEFPCCQSLTTISLNKNQIADLDHLLLNLKRMAPKLRFLSLLGNCACPHQLMGLNYDDSDYHRYRCYVIYCLPTLKFLDSTPVTRGEREEAALRGKFFQVVKPITLKIQTKSMRQDRKDLIPLPPAKLNLALHKGIYGACRYRYTGKNSEGNRFIRNHDL from the exons ATGGAAGGTGTATTTTATACGATGACTGAAGTTGAG CTGAGATGTTCTGgtcaaaatttaagaaaattgcCTCAACCAACAGACCTAGGATCAGATACTGGTCAAATAATAAAGTATATGGATTTAAGCTATAACAAGATATCGACATTAGATGGAATAGAATCATATTCTTCCTTAGAAACGTTGATCCTTGATTGCAATCGTATTGGTGATGACGTTGAATTTCCATGTTGTCAATCTCTGACTACAATCTcgttaaataaaaatcaa ATTGCTGACTTGGATCATTTGCTACTAAACCTAAAGAGAATGGCACCAAAACTTCGTTTCCTTAGTCTTCTTGGGAATTGTGCTTGCCCACATCAATTGATGGGTTTAAACTATGATGATAGTGACTATCATCGCTACAG ATGCTATGTCATTTACTGCTTGCcgactttaaaatttttagacTCCACTCCTGTTACTAGGggtgaaagagaagaagcagCATTGAGGgggaaatttttccaagttgtGAAACCAATCACACTTAAAATA CAAACAAAGTCTATGAGGCAAGATCGAAAAGACTTAATCCCATTGCCCCCTGCAAAGTTAAATTTAGCTTTACATAAAG GTATTTATGGAGCTTGCAGGTACCGTTACACTGGGAAAAATTCTGAAGGAAATCGTTTTATCCGTAACCATGACCTCTAA
- the LOC124351084 gene encoding DNA mismatch repair protein Msh3-like isoform X1, producing the protein MKRRRSVEPKKSTSNNQLKISKFFHANPSIQNDAIVETSTIKSVKSFKVGIPFGIDVLQNESPIAEKNNERVPSSGILKLTKFVHSDDNNLNEETQENMDTAAMCSSEVNFSPSKVHGDLPKTISSSLLDHKELNLKLTPLEQQIVALKEKYPELLLVVECGYKFQIFGEDADKAGTILNMATYKKNNFFSCSFPLHRLMVHVKKLVTHGCKVGIVRQKETTALKAVGASKHAPFKRELEIVYTKATLIVDDDCDGVIDVQCVDIPLCIIFVAEAYAKTDGSTAQIGILAFFTQDAKCIFDHFQDDCARSRLDSLLTHLQPAEIVLPDQGITNRTLDLVKQFALYKLSNGDCIRTEFTSHFHWAIASEMLSKVYGDDADMMDKLKDIPPVIHCCIAMAHEHLKQFKLEQMVKMINDVKPYEAFDDNVLQMDGNCVRNLNLVPLTNETGPQLIGSVYHVLNQTRTKPGARLLRSWLLRPLACRDLIESRLEAVGFFVDHFEDPELAPFKKFLKSLPDLEKQLTAVLHSRSRPKEFHGLCKSWEQLTILCVELQSHYKNVLPLSVALLINSAVDSLKMAPFYAEQLSDVAISSGEKTKLFNRLEDYPEMKMLFEKIQQTESKIQALKPSICKSIGLLALNYVTVSGDEYLIEVKNALIRAVPSSWIKISATKQCCRYRSPEVQQLFGELCCLRELLKISADEAWLQFQRQVSTTSYFTFRRANNAIATLDCLIALSDVAKSENYVRPTFVDEAGVLNISQGRHPVLSRILQQTSSAEYIPNDTKLNTDGVRCMIITGPNMGGKSCLLSQVGILVVLAQIGSFVPAVETTLSVFKSIFIRMGLHDEIYAGRSTFFIEMMETSAILKSCTSRSLVIIDELGRGTGTHDGSAIAYAALKYLVKQTKCITLFVTHYPVIVQLEDEFPGHVANYHMGYILESEKADNVQAKCDEEALVFLYTLTPRNSPKSFALNVARLAGIPSSITDRAKLKSESFFTVAESQRTKIAEFKRIFYKNHE; encoded by the exons ATGAAGAGACGACGGTCTGTGGAGCCAAAGAAAAGTACCAGCAATAATCAACTAAAGATTTCGAAGTTTTTTCATGCCAATCCCAGCATTCAAAATGATGCAATCGTGGAAACTAGTACTATTAAATCCGTAAAATCCTTTAAG GTTGGTATTCCTTTTGGAATTGATGTTTTGCAGAATGAATCGCCTATTgctgaaaaaaacaatgaaagaGTACCATCGAGTGGCATATTGAAGCTTACAAAATTTGTTCATTCTGATGACAATAATTTGAATGAAGAAACTCAAGAAAACATGGACACAGCAGCAATGTGTTCATCAGAAGTTAATTTTTCACCATCCAAAGTCCATGGAGACTTACCAAAAACCATCAGTAGCAGCCTATTAGATCAcaaagaattaaatttgaaattgacccCTCTGGAACAACAAATAGTTGCACTGAAGGAGAAATATCCTGAACTTCTCCTTGTGGTTGAGTGTGGCTATAAATTCCAAATATTTGGAGAAGATGCAGACAAAGCTGGAACTATATTGAACATGGCTACttacaagaaaaacaatttttttagctGTAGTTTTCCTCTTCATCGTTTGATGGTTCACGTCAAGAAACTAGTTACACATGGATGCAAAGTTGGAATCGTTCGCCAGAAAGAAACGACTGCTCTGAAAGCGGTAGGAGCCTCTAAGCATGCCCCTTTCAAAAGGGAACTAGAGATTGTTTACACTAAAGCAACGTTAATTGTTGACGATGATTGCGACGGCGTCATCGACGTCCAATGTGTAGACATTCCGCTGTGTATCATTTTCGTCGCAGAAGCCTACGCCAAGACCGATGGGTCAACAGCCCAAATTGGAATTTTGGCATTTTTCACTCAAGACGCAAAATGTATTTTTGACCATTTTCAAGATGATTGCGCTCGAAGTCGCTTGGACA gttTATTGACACACCTGCAGCCGGCAGAGATAGTATTGCCCGATCAAGGAATCACTAATCGAACACTTGATCTTGTCAAGCAATTTGCTCTGTATAAACTGTCTAACGGAGATTGCATTCGAACGGAATTTACCTCACATTTCCATTGGGCCATTGCCTCGGAAATGCTTTCGAAAGTTTATGGTGATGATGCTGATATGATGGACAAATTGAAAGATATCCCACCCGTAATTCACTGTTGTATTGCTATGGCTCACGAACActtaaaacaatttaaattgGAGCAAATGGTTAAAATGATTAA cgATGTGAAACCCTACGAAGCTTTCGATGACAACGTTTTACAAATG GATGGAAACTGCGTGcggaatttaaatttggtaCCCTTAACCAATGAAACTGGTCCACAGCTTATAGGTTCAGTTTATCATGTTCTCAATCAAACGAGGACGAAACCTGGCGCTAG GCTTTTGCGTTCATGGCTTTTACGTCCGTTGGCTTGCCGTGATTTAATCGAATCAAGACTCGAAGCCGTAGGATTTTTCGTTGACCACTTCGAAGATCCTGAACTAGCACCATTTAAAAAGTTTCTTAAATCTCTTCCagatttagaaaaacaattaactGCG GTTCTTCACTCCAGATCAAGGCCAAAGGAGTTTCATGGACTGTGCAAGTCTTGGGAACAACTCACAATTTTATGTGTTGAACTTCAATCTCACTACAAAAATGTCTTACCGTTATCTGTTGCACTTTTGATCAATTCGGCTGTAGATTCTTTGAAAATGGCGCCTTTCTATGCTGAACAATTGAGTGACGTTGCTATTTCCTCTGgtgaaaaaacgaaattattTAATCGTCTCGAGGATTATCCAGAAATGA AAATGTTGTTTGAAAAGATTCAGCAAACAGAAAGCAAAATTCAA gcaCTGAAACCCTCCATTTGTAAAAGCATTGGCTTGCTAGCATTGAATTACGTAACCGTATCTGGCGACGAATATCTAATTGAGGTTAAAAACGCTTTGATTCGTGCGGTCCCCTCATCGTGGATCAAAATTAGCGC GACGAAGCAATGTTGTCGCTATCGAAGCCCTGAAGTCCAGCAACTTTTCGGGGAATTGTGTTGCCTGAGAGAATTGTTAAAAATTTCTGCAGACGAGGCTTGGTTACAATTTCAACGTCAAGTGTCCACGACATCGTATTTCACTTTTAGGAGAGCTAATAATGCAATTGCTACATTAGATTGTCTTATTGCTCTTTCCGACGTGGCAAAATCCGAAAATTACGTTAG ACCAACGTTCGTAGATGAAGCTGGAGTATTGAATATCTCACAAGGACGCCATCCTGTTTTAAGTCGTATACTCCAGCAAACTTCCAGCGCTGAATATATCCCAAATGACACAAAATTGAATACCGATGGCGTCCGTTGTATGATTATCACAGGACCTAATATGGGCGGAAAATCCTGCCTGCTTTCACAAGTAGGAATTCTAGTCGTCCTGGCTCAAATTGGTTCTTTCGTTCCAGCAGTAGAGACAACTCTTAGTGTCTTCAAATCCATTTTTATCAG AATGGGACTGCATGACGAAATATATGCAGGAAGAAGTACCTTTTTTATAGAAATGATGGAAACGTCCGCCATTCTGAAGAGTTGTACTTCTCGCTCTTTGGTGATTATCGATGAGCTCGGTCGAGGAACAGGAACACATGACGGTAGTGCTATTGCGTATGCAGCTCTTAAATACCTTGTGAAACAG ACGAAATGTATCACGCTCTTTGTAACGCACTACCCAGTAATTGTGCAATTGGAGGACGAATTCCCAGGTCACGTGGCTAATTATCACATGGGTTATATTTTAGAGTCAGAGAAAGCCGACAATG TGCAAGCTAAATGCGATGAGGAGGCCTTGGTTTTCCTATATACACTCACTCCCAGAAATAGCCCTAAAAGTTTTGCATTAAATGTTGCCCGTCTTGCCGGAATTCCGTCGTCCATTACTGATAGGGCCAAATTGAAGTCGGAATCATTCTTTACTGTAGCGGAATCACAGCG AACCAAAATTGCGGAATTCAAACgcatattttacaaaaatcatGAATAA
- the LOC124351084 gene encoding DNA mismatch repair protein Msh3-like isoform X2, with protein MKRRRSVEPKKSTSNNQLKISKFFHANPSIQNDAIVETSTIKSVGIPFGIDVLQNESPIAEKNNERVPSSGILKLTKFVHSDDNNLNEETQENMDTAAMCSSEVNFSPSKVHGDLPKTISSSLLDHKELNLKLTPLEQQIVALKEKYPELLLVVECGYKFQIFGEDADKAGTILNMATYKKNNFFSCSFPLHRLMVHVKKLVTHGCKVGIVRQKETTALKAVGASKHAPFKRELEIVYTKATLIVDDDCDGVIDVQCVDIPLCIIFVAEAYAKTDGSTAQIGILAFFTQDAKCIFDHFQDDCARSRLDSLLTHLQPAEIVLPDQGITNRTLDLVKQFALYKLSNGDCIRTEFTSHFHWAIASEMLSKVYGDDADMMDKLKDIPPVIHCCIAMAHEHLKQFKLEQMVKMINDVKPYEAFDDNVLQMDGNCVRNLNLVPLTNETGPQLIGSVYHVLNQTRTKPGARLLRSWLLRPLACRDLIESRLEAVGFFVDHFEDPELAPFKKFLKSLPDLEKQLTAVLHSRSRPKEFHGLCKSWEQLTILCVELQSHYKNVLPLSVALLINSAVDSLKMAPFYAEQLSDVAISSGEKTKLFNRLEDYPEMKMLFEKIQQTESKIQALKPSICKSIGLLALNYVTVSGDEYLIEVKNALIRAVPSSWIKISATKQCCRYRSPEVQQLFGELCCLRELLKISADEAWLQFQRQVSTTSYFTFRRANNAIATLDCLIALSDVAKSENYVRPTFVDEAGVLNISQGRHPVLSRILQQTSSAEYIPNDTKLNTDGVRCMIITGPNMGGKSCLLSQVGILVVLAQIGSFVPAVETTLSVFKSIFIRMGLHDEIYAGRSTFFIEMMETSAILKSCTSRSLVIIDELGRGTGTHDGSAIAYAALKYLVKQTKCITLFVTHYPVIVQLEDEFPGHVANYHMGYILESEKADNVQAKCDEEALVFLYTLTPRNSPKSFALNVARLAGIPSSITDRAKLKSESFFTVAESQRTKIAEFKRIFYKNHE; from the exons ATGAAGAGACGACGGTCTGTGGAGCCAAAGAAAAGTACCAGCAATAATCAACTAAAGATTTCGAAGTTTTTTCATGCCAATCCCAGCATTCAAAATGATGCAATCGTGGAAACTAGTACTATTAAATCC GTTGGTATTCCTTTTGGAATTGATGTTTTGCAGAATGAATCGCCTATTgctgaaaaaaacaatgaaagaGTACCATCGAGTGGCATATTGAAGCTTACAAAATTTGTTCATTCTGATGACAATAATTTGAATGAAGAAACTCAAGAAAACATGGACACAGCAGCAATGTGTTCATCAGAAGTTAATTTTTCACCATCCAAAGTCCATGGAGACTTACCAAAAACCATCAGTAGCAGCCTATTAGATCAcaaagaattaaatttgaaattgacccCTCTGGAACAACAAATAGTTGCACTGAAGGAGAAATATCCTGAACTTCTCCTTGTGGTTGAGTGTGGCTATAAATTCCAAATATTTGGAGAAGATGCAGACAAAGCTGGAACTATATTGAACATGGCTACttacaagaaaaacaatttttttagctGTAGTTTTCCTCTTCATCGTTTGATGGTTCACGTCAAGAAACTAGTTACACATGGATGCAAAGTTGGAATCGTTCGCCAGAAAGAAACGACTGCTCTGAAAGCGGTAGGAGCCTCTAAGCATGCCCCTTTCAAAAGGGAACTAGAGATTGTTTACACTAAAGCAACGTTAATTGTTGACGATGATTGCGACGGCGTCATCGACGTCCAATGTGTAGACATTCCGCTGTGTATCATTTTCGTCGCAGAAGCCTACGCCAAGACCGATGGGTCAACAGCCCAAATTGGAATTTTGGCATTTTTCACTCAAGACGCAAAATGTATTTTTGACCATTTTCAAGATGATTGCGCTCGAAGTCGCTTGGACA gttTATTGACACACCTGCAGCCGGCAGAGATAGTATTGCCCGATCAAGGAATCACTAATCGAACACTTGATCTTGTCAAGCAATTTGCTCTGTATAAACTGTCTAACGGAGATTGCATTCGAACGGAATTTACCTCACATTTCCATTGGGCCATTGCCTCGGAAATGCTTTCGAAAGTTTATGGTGATGATGCTGATATGATGGACAAATTGAAAGATATCCCACCCGTAATTCACTGTTGTATTGCTATGGCTCACGAACActtaaaacaatttaaattgGAGCAAATGGTTAAAATGATTAA cgATGTGAAACCCTACGAAGCTTTCGATGACAACGTTTTACAAATG GATGGAAACTGCGTGcggaatttaaatttggtaCCCTTAACCAATGAAACTGGTCCACAGCTTATAGGTTCAGTTTATCATGTTCTCAATCAAACGAGGACGAAACCTGGCGCTAG GCTTTTGCGTTCATGGCTTTTACGTCCGTTGGCTTGCCGTGATTTAATCGAATCAAGACTCGAAGCCGTAGGATTTTTCGTTGACCACTTCGAAGATCCTGAACTAGCACCATTTAAAAAGTTTCTTAAATCTCTTCCagatttagaaaaacaattaactGCG GTTCTTCACTCCAGATCAAGGCCAAAGGAGTTTCATGGACTGTGCAAGTCTTGGGAACAACTCACAATTTTATGTGTTGAACTTCAATCTCACTACAAAAATGTCTTACCGTTATCTGTTGCACTTTTGATCAATTCGGCTGTAGATTCTTTGAAAATGGCGCCTTTCTATGCTGAACAATTGAGTGACGTTGCTATTTCCTCTGgtgaaaaaacgaaattattTAATCGTCTCGAGGATTATCCAGAAATGA AAATGTTGTTTGAAAAGATTCAGCAAACAGAAAGCAAAATTCAA gcaCTGAAACCCTCCATTTGTAAAAGCATTGGCTTGCTAGCATTGAATTACGTAACCGTATCTGGCGACGAATATCTAATTGAGGTTAAAAACGCTTTGATTCGTGCGGTCCCCTCATCGTGGATCAAAATTAGCGC GACGAAGCAATGTTGTCGCTATCGAAGCCCTGAAGTCCAGCAACTTTTCGGGGAATTGTGTTGCCTGAGAGAATTGTTAAAAATTTCTGCAGACGAGGCTTGGTTACAATTTCAACGTCAAGTGTCCACGACATCGTATTTCACTTTTAGGAGAGCTAATAATGCAATTGCTACATTAGATTGTCTTATTGCTCTTTCCGACGTGGCAAAATCCGAAAATTACGTTAG ACCAACGTTCGTAGATGAAGCTGGAGTATTGAATATCTCACAAGGACGCCATCCTGTTTTAAGTCGTATACTCCAGCAAACTTCCAGCGCTGAATATATCCCAAATGACACAAAATTGAATACCGATGGCGTCCGTTGTATGATTATCACAGGACCTAATATGGGCGGAAAATCCTGCCTGCTTTCACAAGTAGGAATTCTAGTCGTCCTGGCTCAAATTGGTTCTTTCGTTCCAGCAGTAGAGACAACTCTTAGTGTCTTCAAATCCATTTTTATCAG AATGGGACTGCATGACGAAATATATGCAGGAAGAAGTACCTTTTTTATAGAAATGATGGAAACGTCCGCCATTCTGAAGAGTTGTACTTCTCGCTCTTTGGTGATTATCGATGAGCTCGGTCGAGGAACAGGAACACATGACGGTAGTGCTATTGCGTATGCAGCTCTTAAATACCTTGTGAAACAG ACGAAATGTATCACGCTCTTTGTAACGCACTACCCAGTAATTGTGCAATTGGAGGACGAATTCCCAGGTCACGTGGCTAATTATCACATGGGTTATATTTTAGAGTCAGAGAAAGCCGACAATG TGCAAGCTAAATGCGATGAGGAGGCCTTGGTTTTCCTATATACACTCACTCCCAGAAATAGCCCTAAAAGTTTTGCATTAAATGTTGCCCGTCTTGCCGGAATTCCGTCGTCCATTACTGATAGGGCCAAATTGAAGTCGGAATCATTCTTTACTGTAGCGGAATCACAGCG AACCAAAATTGCGGAATTCAAACgcatattttacaaaaatcatGAATAA
- the LOC124351087 gene encoding uncharacterized protein LOC124351087 → MFNNSLSKKTSKKSAVVVEDLSREIYSLDNNSMQENIPFGAKFQLQSFLHAAGFNKLQLSYQDKWLGQISINSSLNAFSIGLAKFNNKIDQLSNKELIFMFNIALEKRIDNPNNTQLFNQLLQKIMPLEDSYSSLRKLFLKSELGYIDLEPTTIETMFKFHPKLLDTCCEVLNRKSEKDLHVSWIIKVCSGSPQLYGKLCENLIKQYPAFLPKFVESVCRCDNILPYPSHEQACALLCVMTPIMIATALKDSHYSKLINELLQLWLTHRKSVVKMINHFPCITECLTESCDSNVSAKRLCVHLMSTCSSQ, encoded by the exons ATGTTTAACAATAGCCTTTCCAAGAAAACATCGAAGAAGTCAGCCGTAGTGGTAGAGGATCTCAGTCGTGAAATTTACTCACTCGACAacaattcaatgcaagaaaACATTCCATTTGGAGCAAAATTTCAGTTG CAATCATTTTTGCATGCTGCCGGGTTTAACAAGTTACAGTTATCTTACCAAGATAAATGGTTAGGCCAAATATCAATAAACTCTTCTCTAAATGCATTCAGCATTGGACTTGCAAAATTTAACAACAAGATTGATCAACTTTCAAACAAGGAACTGATCTTTATGTTTAACATAGCACTTGAAAAAAGGATTGATAATCCAAACAATACTCAACTTTTCAACCAGCTTCTACAAAAAATCATGCCTCTCGAAGATTCTTACAGTTCATTAAGGAAACTCTTTCTAAAATCTGAACTCG GATATATTGATCTTGAACCCACAACCATCGAAACCATGTTCAAGTTCCACCCTAAGCTACTGGACACCTGTTGCGAAGTATTAAATAGAAAGTCGGAGAAAGATCTTCATGTCTCATGGATAATCAAGGTCTGTTCTGGGAGTCCTCAGCTTTATGGAAAGTTGTGTGAAAACTTGATAAAACAGTATCCAGCTTTTCTACCCAAATTTGTAGAATCCGTTTGTCGATGTGATAACATTTTGCCTTATCCTAGTCATGAACAAGCATGCGCATTGCTCTGTGTAATGACTCCAATAATGATTGCGACAGCTCTAAAAGATTCACATTATTCTAAATTAATTAACGAGTTACTTCAGCTCTGGCTTACTCACCGTAAATCTGTTGTTAAAATGATTAACCATTTCCCGTGTATAACAGAGTGCTTGACAGAGAGTTGCGACAGTAATGTCAGTGCTAAAAGATTGTGTGTTCATTtaatgtctacttgttcttctCAATGA